From the genome of Setaria viridis chromosome 1, Setaria_viridis_v4.0, whole genome shotgun sequence:
TACGGTTTATACCGTTTACTGAATGTCTCATGAACTAAGGTAATCCCGCCATCCCAAATTATACCGTTTACTGAATGTCTCATGAATCAAATTATACCGTTTACTGAATGTCTCATGAATTAAGTACTCCcgccatcccaaattataggacGTTTTGGTCTTTCTAGGTCCATATTTCcatgcacctaaatataagtatatatctagatgtatggacaatataagtatatatctagatgtatggatggagggagtacagtTAAATTGGTGCGATACCCATTGGAATGAAACAAAGAAATGTTCTATACGATGGAACAAAATGTCCCGAACATACAAAACAAAATGTTCCAAGATCCACAGTTGCTAACAAAATGTTCCAAGATCCACAGTTGCTCCTTCGTCCCTCTCTAGCATGCGAGGGAGGAGCCACGAAGCAACAGTAGGGAACACGCAAGGTACCGGTGAGCAGATCCACATCTAGGGGATGCCGATAGCAgttgcggtggtgttgctaggagCCAAGGATCAGAAAGTGTTGGCGAATGCCGATAGCAGATAGCTAGAGCAACGAGCTGTTGGAGAATGAAGAAACTTGAAAGAAGAATGAGAAAGGAAATGAGAACTATGAAGTGGCCAGAATTGAAATGGGACCAGGCCTGCGAAGAGAGAACAGAAGAAAAAGAGGAAGGCAGCAGTGCAATTTCTGCagctaaaaaaaccaaaagggtggaaaaaaaaatgtcgtCGTACTTTTTTCCTCCGCCGCATGGGTCTGCCGCGCCCTACTCCGCGCCGTCCGCTTGCCTCCTCTCACCACCCCGCGATTCCCGTTTTACCTTGCGGTTCAATCACAGCCGTCCCTCAACTCCCACACACGCGCCGTGTCCGACCGATTGAGGCTGGGCCAGGCCGCCCCTATCGCAACATCTTCCGATCCAatacgcctcgccgccgccacctcgccaaCGCCATCGTTCCCGGCATCGCCTCCAAACCGAGGCGCCGTCCGTCTCCtcgaaccccgccgccgccgccgcatccaacccaaccccgccgccgccgcagccgccgtcgcCTACAACcccatctcgccgccgccgtcgtcgccagcACGCAGACCCCGGCGCCGCTGTCGTCTCCAGCGCCTatcgcggcggcgccgtcttcTCTAGCGCCtaccccgccgccgtctcctccaaCCAGGCGCTGCCGTGTCCTCCAGCCCGGCGCACAGGCCTTCGCACCCCAgcccggcgtcgccgtcgcccccAACCAGCCGCCGTCGTCTCCTCCAGCCCGACGTCGCCATCGTCTCCTCCAGCCCGGCGCCGCCATCATCTCCTCCAAACCGCTGCCGCTGTCTGGTGGAGGACACGCCGCCCCTTCACCGCCTCCTCGCCACCTGACAACAGAGGTAAAACAGTTAAATCATATTCTATCTATCATCAATGTAGAAACAAACTTGATATGGGAAACTGCAAAAATATTGTGGTAGGGTGAAATAAAGGATAACAATTTTGAACAATTCCACACACGTTAAATACCTTTACAATTTGAAGTGTTAAGAGCCGTGATTCTTACTGAAGAAAATTCAGATGTCCTGATATAGGGGTGGTAAAGGATCCAAAGTTTAGGCTAAAAATTTTAAGGATGAAGCTAAAAAAATGGCTGGACTGAAAATTTATATGTTTTTGAACTAAAATGAGCTAGGGGATGAGTCGGATTGTGAAAGGGCATTATGTTAGGATCATGATCCATTAGCAGATATGAACTGAATCCCTACTGAAGAAAATTCAGATGTCCTGAATAGGGGATGGACTCCATGATGGCTTGGTCAATCTTCATCTGTTGCTGCGGATCCATCCCCATGATGGTGCTTCTGTGTTCTTATTCTCCAATGACTCCTTTGGATCATTTTCTCCCACTAATCTCTGCATTTCATTCTACAGAATAAATGAAAAATACGAGTCAACATTTACCTTTAGCATCAAAAGATATCCCTCAATGGATCTATAGTAAATCAAATATTCAGATTAGTTGCATATATTACACAAAATTTTGTCTTCTCAACAAACATATGACATAACCAAGTATTCATGCTCACTGCTAAATCAGATGGTACAGTGCGTTCCTATGAATTAATCCAACAGCATGGCACTGAGAAGAAAGGTGTGCATAGGGAACTTATGACTTCATATATTACTACTGAACGAAAGGTGTATACCCTTTTTATGAAGCATTGCCATAAGCATATCAAATATCGCAATCCCTACTTTCCATTATGAATTCCTACTCAGATGACATGGCATCGATAAGCCATCTGGCATTGCACAAAAAGTGGCAAAATAATTATGTACTATCAGGGAATGCTTCTGCAGCTTTCAAATAAGGTGAGCCTATGTATCCACTGCAGTACATAAGTAGATACTTGAAGCCTCAAAAAGAATCATTACAAACATAACAACATCTgtaatgcatcttttttttaatttgcaaCAGTGGGTACATCACTTCTGTGCACACGTAGATTGTCCTCTTTACAATTTGACAGTTTAAACTCTACATAGATAAACCAAAGTGGTGCCATTTCTGTCTATTGTTTTAAACAGAACATATGAATGAATTATTTTAATGTAACACTCCTTGTGAAAATAAGCACCTAGATAGTGGTTAACCGGTAATGGAACTGTACTTCTACATCTGCAAAATTGCTAACCAGGGGGAAGGTGCTAATTCTTATGGTCATATCCAGGGGGATGTACTATTTGTATCCAGGGAAGAGCTCAATGCATCATTTTATTTTTGTAGATGGCTGTATACCAATATTTATTGTCAAACATGGCAGCAGCAAAAATTCTGTGGCAAGAACAGCACAGATCAAGCAGCTAATAGGAAGCTAATATCCTGTACCAGCAAATTGGAGAGCATCACCCATCGCACTTacgggggaagaagaagaaaaactcaCAGGATGTCGCTAGCCTACCACTGAGTCACTGCCGCTGAAGACTCCATGGACACATGGACAATCTGGAGGAGCACCAACTTGTCCCATCGCCGAGACATGGTAGTGCAGGTCTACAGGATGCAGAGCACCTATTCATGGTACCCTTATATTTTGTATAAAGATCCTTCATGTCCTTTCTCTCAGAATTCGAGTCTCTATATTTAGCTTCAAGTTCTtcagtagtgttgtccatttcACAGCAAAATTCccatttgcaatttttttcacTCATTACCTGTTGCATAAGAGATAATAATTAAATGTGATATTGTACATGAAGCTTATTCAATTTACAGGAAGTCCTATGGTGGAAGTATTATTATTGCAAAGCTTATGGCATAACCTATGAATTTTCTGCACACATGACTTGTGGACTAGGTGATGGATGCTGTAGGGCAATAAATGGGCttaatgaatttttttttctgcacaCATGACTTGTGGACTAGGTGATGGATGCTGTAGGGCAATAAATGGGCttaatgaattttttttccatgtgcGTGGGACTTCTACCATCGAGGTTAGAAGTAGGAGTTTAGAATGGTAAACAAAGTTAAGAAGGAATGTGattctctttttttaatatacAAAGTAAAAAAGAAGCATTAAAAACTTCAAATTGAACTAAAAATCAGCAAAGATAAATATCATAAACAAGAAATGTATAGATGCTCGAGTTACACTTACGAGCCATCAGGCAAGATCTCGACATGGCCGAAAAATCTGACTGGGAACACAACATCATGCCCGGGAATCTCCAAGGGGCTGAATTTCTGTAAGGGAAAAAAGAGATTTGATTATAGAGATTTATAGAAAAAATGTGTTAGCAGAATCATATGTGCATTTGTGGTTCGTACGTCAAGCTAGTCTTCGGCGATTTCTTCTTGGCCCTCCTTGGCAATGTGTTGTTTGAACAATCCATATCGGTATCGCAGGCCATAGCCCCAAGCAGGCCAATTCAATGTTGCCATTGAATCCAAAAGGCAAGATGCAAGCCTACCCAAGCCACCATTTCCTAGAGCTGCATCTTTTTCCTGAGAAAAAGCAGTTCAAAATAATTTGCATCATTAGTATCAGCGAAAAAATTGCTGGCATTTCAATCGGATCAGATCAGAGCATCATTAGTATCAGCGAAAAAATTGCTGGCATTTCAATCGGATCAGATCAGAAGGTAATAGTCAGATGTCATGAATCCACACATAAGGTCCTTGGGAACATTTAAGTTCATATATGAGCCAAATTTGGCCAATCAAGCAGATAAAGAAAAAACATGTCAAATTGTGTTGATCCTGGAGCTTTGCCTTTTTAGATAAATAACTCATTTAGCTTAAAACTCATTTTCAGATCTGCTTCAATTATGCTATGACTATTGAATTTCTCTCTAGAGTAGTTATACTAATATCGTGGGTTCTGATAAGTTATACGAATTAAGTTACTTTCATATACAGTTTAGATCTGGAATCTACAGAATCACTTCTACAAAACTTGCGGATATATACTCTTTTCCTGGTTCTGTAGGATAGCGAATCAGATCTAGGCTTATCCGATCAATCGCCTTAGTTGTTTCTTAAACAAGTGATAAAATCCGTTGATCCCATTAGGCAACGTCGCAGTCAAACAAGGCACCATCCCATTTAAATAACCAGGTACTTCTAAATTGGCTTTAACTAACAAAAGGCACACTCCAATTTAGGAGCGGAGACACTGAAGAGAGCTCACCTGCCCCGCGAGGGCCTCAAGCTCGTAGCCGAACTTCTTCACAGCCTCCGCGTAGGCCCCGGTGATGCCGAGGTTACCGACGGCGTTGGTGAGCGCGCCGCCAGGAGCTTGGGCTCCCCCTCCCCTTGCCGCCCGGAGCTCAAGCCCACTCCGAGGCTGCGAGCTCGggctccccgcgccgcccggagcTCCCCATCCGCAGCCGCCCGGATCTCCCCCGCTGCGGCCGCCGGCCAGAGCTCGCCGACTGGAGGTCCCCATCCGCGGCCGCCCGGAtctcccccgccgcgcgccgcccggggcTCCCCATAATATTGATGCCCGTGCGTTGTccacacgcgcgcgccggcgagagGAACCGCAGCAGCTTGAAGCGTCAGGACCGGAGCATGCCGTGGACGCCGGAGCTCGAGCATGCCGAGGACGCCGGAGCTCGCCGCATGGCTTGCGCTCGGAGTTACGCGGAGGGAAGcgaagccaccgccgccgcagccacgcGAGCGGGAGCGGAGCCGCCGCAGGTGCCGCGCGtagtggtcgccgccgccgccgccgcccccgcgtgTGGTGGCTGGAGCCGCCGCTCGAATCGCACGCAGCTGAAGCCTCGGTGCTGTCGTGCTGTGGCAGAGTGTGCTGCTCGCCTCGGAGCTCGAGTTGCACCGTGTGGCTGTGACCGtccttttttaattattttgtggGTCCCGCAGAAAACCCAAACTCAAATTAAGGCCCCTGAAATTCATGtaacatcgaatatttagatatattaattatagactaattacaaaaccaattgcacagatggaggctaattcacgagacgaatctattaagtctaattagtccatgatttgacaatatagtgttacagtaaacatgtactaatgatggattaattaagtttaatagattcatctcaggaattagcctccatccgtgtaattagttttataattagttcatatttagtcctcctaattagtctccgaatattcgatgcgaCATGAAGAGAAGAGAGAACCAGAGACCAGGGTGCCCTGCAGTTTTAACTATGGGGGTGTTTGAATactcttgctaaactttaacacctatcacatcggatatttgatactaattaggaatattaaatataatctaattacaaaattaattgtacagatggagtctaattcgcgtgataaatctattaagtttaattagtccatgatttgacaatgtggtgctacagtaaccatttgctaatgatggattaattaactttaatagattcgtctcgtgaattaggcTCCATCTACGCAATTAGTTtcgtaattagttcatgtttagtcctcctaattagcatccgaacatctaatgtgatttagcacctcgtatccaaacaccacatGTGATGGCGTTGTTGCATCAAAAAGGAGAAAACTACCAAGTCctattcctttccttttctattGCATATGGGTCCCGCTTTAAATCCAAACCATTTCCTAAGCACAACTGGGATTGGAGTCTTATTTCCCGATCCATAATTTACTTCTCCGAATCCCATCCTATATCCATTTTCCTATCACGTCCACCGTCGAAACATCACTTTAGGATTTCACTCGAGATGCTGGATTGTTTTGCATCGAGAGTGTCTCGACTGCCCAATCCAGATGGATGGCTGTGAGCCAGGTGCGGAGTTAAGCTGACGTGTCGGGAGAGATATTAGGTCAAAGACAGCAAGGCTACCAATATACTTAATAAATAAAGCTCtctattttcttaaaaaaagatatGGTTCTCGTGCAAATAATAATACTTGCGAAGCAACATTATGAACATCCGAACATAAAATTTGTCATTGCATCCCAAATCTTCATGCTTAGCAATTATTTTTTAACTTTATTTTAAGATGTagaattaattattttttcgtccgtagcaacgcacgggtataATTCTAGTAGATAAATAAAGACATGTTTGCCCAGTTCGGCTCTGACGtccatacaaattttaaaatttacTAGACAAAATAAAGTGGTTTAAACATGTATATTTTTATCCAAAACTAATAAGAGTGCTCGGTTTAGACCCAGCTACAGCTCTAAGAATTTCTAGAGACAGTTGATGGAAGACGGTTTCTTTGGGCTTTGTCATCCGATCTAGGCTTTGCGTCATTTTATCTGGGCCTCAGTTTTCCTTAGTGGGTCATGTTAACAGCATCGGATGGACTTAATCCTTCCTAAAGAACCACGTTTTGGGCTTCAGGCCTCAGGCCTCCCGGGCCAGGTTTTAGGCTCAGAAAGAAGcaaaagaggaggaaggagagccCACAGCTCAGCTGACAGCGCGCGGGAAAACGCCTCGCCGCCTTCAACTTTGGCGCTCATTTCCCGTTCCGGAGAGACCCCAAATCTAGGGTTCCCTGATCCCTGTTCCCCTTCCCCGGCGCGCAACGGCAGCATCAAGCGGCCTCCCGGCCAGCAAGTCTTCCCTCCCCGCGTAGCCGCCCATCCGCTAGCTCGCAAGCATgagcggccggcgccggccggcagctggaggaggcgggggagggggaggtggcggtggtggcggcggcggcgggaactgGCGGAggagcggctcggcggcggcgaaggagcaGCGGCTGCGTCTGGGCGCGGAGGAGCTCCTCGAGAGCCGGCTGGGATTCGCGCCCTACACCGACGGGGAGCGGCGCCTTGGGTGGCTCCTCACCTTCTCGCCAGTGAGTTCGATCtcactctctctgtctctcttcGTTGCAGCTGTTGTGGGTTGAGTCTCAAATGGGGCTAGATTGGGGAATTAGAGGCGGAGGTGCGTAATGCAGATCATGACCTGAGGTTGGAGTTGAATTGGAAGTGCGCGAGAAATCGGGTCAAAAATCACTACAAATAAGCAGATCATCAAGAGAATTCGGAGCTTTTACTTTCTATTTTGCTAAGTGCGAGTGAACTACTGCGGGAATGGGAACTGGGTAACCAGAAATTGTACTGTTTGGGTAGTGAGTTCGCTGCCTATATAGCTCTACCCTTACTATTCATTGGATATTCTTGCCAGTAGGTGCACTCAATGAATTTTGAAGTAGCTTAGTGTATACAAGTAATTTGCTAATATATTCTCGTGAAATACTACAAAACTGGTCCTTCTTGTGTCGTATGTACTAGAACTAGGGAAATTACTGAAACTGTACCTAACTTAAATGAAGTGATTCAACATAGATGGTTCACAAGAAATTCAAAGGACCTACATGAAGAATTTCACTCTAAGCTCAACTGCCTTAGCTAGCTTAAAGTTTcttaatttgcaaaaatgaatCAAGGATTGAGCTTTTGTTTGAATAAAACATTGTAAGATTACCATTTAACCTTACCCCTGTAACACCTGCAGTCATCATGGGAAGATGAGGACACTGGGAAAATCTACAGCTGTATTGACCTATACTTTGTGTCACAGGTAAAATTTTGCACTTACAGTATAAGCCTGTTTGAATTCCCACAAGTCTAACTTTGTATGGTTTCTTCCAGGATGGTTCTACATTTAAAGTGAAATACAAGTTTCGGCCTTACTTTTATGCTGCGACTAAGGTGAGCTAGAGCTTGAGCCTTTCTGAGGGCTATTTGAATGCTCCCATCATAGAATTCAGTCATGGAGAGGCTGAACCTTTTCTGATGCAGTTTTTGTTTGCCGGTGTTCTATTTTTGTATATCTATTGCAGGACAAGATGGAGTTGGAAGTGGAGGCGTATATCAGGCGGCGTTACGAAGGGGAGATTTCTGACATAGAAATA
Proteins encoded in this window:
- the LOC117852102 gene encoding alpha-glucan phosphorylase, H isozyme produces the protein MGTSSRRALAGGRSGGDPGGCGWGAPGGAGSPSSQPRSGLELRAARGGGAQAPGGALTNAVGNLGITGAYAEAVKKFGYELEALAGQEKDAALGNGGLGRLASCLLDSMATLNWPAWGYGLRYRYGLFKQHIAKEGQEEIAED